The Balneolales bacterium ANBcel1 genomic sequence AGAACCTGCATGTCACCATACCGGAACTGGAGCTTGAAAAAGTTCTTGCCGCCAACAAGAAAACCCTGATCAAGCTGGTGCACGGCAAAAAAGAGTATCATACGCTGGTACAAATGGTGGAATACCATCCGGTAACCGACCGGCCGCTGCATGTCGACCTGTTCGCCATGGAAGAGAAGACCCCGGTCACCATTGAAATTCCGATCCGTCTTACCGGTACCCCTGCGGGTGTCACCGAGGGTGGACGGCTTTATCAGCCGCTGCGCCGGATTATGGTACAATGCCTGCCGAAAGACATTCCCGCCGAAATCGTACTGGATATTGCCGACCTGAAAATCGGTGATACCATCGATGTGGAAAGTATTGATGTCGAAGGAGTCGAACCGCTGCGGGCGTCCTTCCGGACCATCGCCGTTATTCGTCCGCCGAAGGGTGGTTTGGATGAGATCCTCGGTCTGGATGAAGAAGAGGATGAGAAAGACGAAGAGGGTGCAGAAGAGGCCGAAGGCGCAGAAGCGGAATCCGCATCTGAGGAAGAAAGCGATAGCTAATCTGTACGATCATGCCACTTATTGTGGGCCTTGGCAATATTGGCGACGCGTATGAGGGTACGCGTCACAA encodes the following:
- a CDS encoding 50S ribosomal protein L25; translated protein: MLKPQVITVEASDRPKGKSALKQMRADKLVPAVAYGPKLKKNLHVTIPELELEKVLAANKKTLIKLVHGKKEYHTLVQMVEYHPVTDRPLHVDLFAMEEKTPVTIEIPIRLTGTPAGVTEGGRLYQPLRRIMVQCLPKDIPAEIVLDIADLKIGDTIDVESIDVEGVEPLRASFRTIAVIRPPKGGLDEILGLDEEEDEKDEEGAEEAEGAEAESASEEESDS